A window of Variovorax sp. PBL-E5 contains these coding sequences:
- a CDS encoding amino acid ABC transporter permease: MDKDPRAAQALPSLAGIPRVPLRHPGRWISGVLSAAVLVFLVHAFATSKIEWDYVRRFLTAPAILHGVLNTLILTVCAMALGIVLGLLVALMRLSSSPVSRFVASGYIWFFRGTPIYLQLLLWFNLALVFQTIGLPGVWQIGTVTLMTPFLAALLGLGVCQGAYTAEVIRAGILSIDAGQYEAAQALGMRRTQAMRKIVLPQTLRVIMPTLGNEVISMLKTTSLAAAIDYQEVIHSASLIYYVNNRVIELLCICAIYYLVTVTVLSYLQRKLEQRLARSLNRVNPARAGTAAPAIVEVTA; this comes from the coding sequence ATGGACAAAGATCCTCGCGCCGCGCAAGCCCTGCCCTCCCTGGCCGGCATTCCGCGCGTGCCCCTGCGGCATCCCGGCCGCTGGATTTCCGGCGTGCTGTCGGCGGCGGTGCTGGTGTTCCTCGTGCACGCGTTCGCGACCAGCAAGATCGAATGGGACTACGTGCGGCGCTTCCTCACGGCGCCGGCCATCCTGCACGGCGTGCTCAACACGCTGATCCTCACGGTCTGCGCGATGGCGCTGGGCATCGTCCTCGGGCTGCTGGTCGCGCTGATGCGGCTGTCGTCCAGCCCGGTGTCGCGCTTCGTCGCCTCGGGCTACATCTGGTTCTTCCGCGGCACGCCGATCTACCTGCAGCTTTTGCTGTGGTTCAACCTGGCGCTGGTGTTCCAGACCATCGGTCTGCCCGGCGTCTGGCAGATCGGCACCGTGACGCTGATGACGCCCTTTCTCGCGGCCTTGCTCGGGCTCGGCGTCTGCCAGGGCGCCTACACCGCGGAGGTGATCCGCGCCGGCATCCTGTCGATCGACGCCGGCCAGTACGAAGCCGCGCAGGCGCTGGGCATGCGCCGCACGCAGGCGATGCGCAAGATCGTGCTGCCGCAGACGCTGCGGGTCATCATGCCGACCCTCGGCAACGAAGTGATCAGCATGCTCAAGACCACCTCGCTGGCGGCCGCGATCGACTACCAGGAAGTGATCCACTCGGCCTCGCTCATCTACTACGTCAACAACCGCGTGATCGAGCTGCTGTGCATCTGCGCGATCTACTACCTGGTGACGGTCACTGTGCTGAGCTATCTGCAGCGCAAGCTGGAGCAGCGCCTGGCGCGCTCGCTGAACCGCGTCAACCCGGCACGCGCCGGCACCGCCGCACCCGCCATCGTGGAGGTGACCGCATGA
- a CDS encoding YgjV family protein → MDASHLIDATGIVALSLNVRGLVGASDKSLRRSTGIASAIWAVNNFLLGAHTAAALSMVSVGRQASAEAVQDRTSRTRLLAFAAVIAITLTASILTWNGWATLCTGAGSLVGTWAMFYLRGMHLRLAMVLVASLWMYNAWAYNSWWQMIANLASGGAASYGAWRARQMSIQAPA, encoded by the coding sequence ATGGACGCGTCTCACCTCATTGATGCCACCGGCATCGTTGCTCTTTCCCTGAATGTTCGAGGACTTGTCGGCGCCAGCGACAAGTCACTGCGGCGCTCCACCGGCATTGCTTCCGCGATCTGGGCAGTCAATAATTTTCTGCTGGGCGCCCACACCGCCGCAGCGCTGAGCATGGTCTCCGTCGGACGGCAAGCGTCGGCCGAAGCCGTGCAGGACCGAACGTCGCGCACGCGCCTGCTGGCATTCGCGGCCGTGATCGCCATCACGCTCACCGCGAGCATCCTCACTTGGAATGGATGGGCCACCCTCTGTACCGGGGCGGGCTCCCTGGTCGGGACATGGGCCATGTTCTACCTGCGCGGCATGCACCTGCGGCTGGCGATGGTGCTGGTTGCGTCGCTCTGGATGTACAACGCCTGGGCCTACAACTCCTGGTGGCAGATGATCGCCAATCTCGCCTCGGGCGGCGCGGCGTCGTATGGCGCCTGGCGCGCACGCCAGATGTCGATTCAGGCTCCGGCCTGA
- a CDS encoding LysR family transcriptional regulator, which produces MQVQDADLKLLRVFDTVVRCGGYAAAQSALNLGGSRISEYMSQLETRMGVRLCERGRAGFRLTEDGAHLHEAAQRLLGAVDTFSLESGALSKQLRGALRFGVIEATLTDDQSPLLPAIRSFVRVAPDVHLQIVMDTPAGMEQRVLDGSLHLALGPFPDRVAGLDYRTLYREEQLLYCASPHPVYSCPPGPRQLEEISRSKLAARTYLGGQELTLLQIAEAAASVDNVEGRALLILSGNYLGFLPAHYAHPWEQSGLLKRINPHRLRTHLEFKAIRRHSPQPARAVQGFLDHLVSASQQRKRPAGKL; this is translated from the coding sequence ATGCAAGTCCAGGACGCCGACCTCAAGCTGCTGCGCGTGTTCGACACCGTCGTGCGCTGCGGCGGCTACGCGGCCGCCCAGTCGGCCCTGAATCTCGGCGGATCGCGCATCAGCGAGTACATGTCGCAGCTCGAGACGCGCATGGGCGTGCGGCTGTGCGAGCGCGGCCGCGCCGGCTTCCGGCTGACCGAGGACGGCGCCCATCTGCACGAGGCCGCGCAACGGCTGCTGGGCGCGGTCGACACCTTCTCGCTCGAATCGGGTGCGCTCAGCAAGCAACTGCGCGGCGCCTTGCGCTTCGGCGTGATCGAGGCCACGCTGACGGACGACCAGTCGCCGCTGTTGCCTGCGATCCGCAGCTTCGTGCGCGTGGCGCCCGACGTCCATCTGCAGATCGTGATGGACACGCCCGCGGGCATGGAGCAGCGCGTGCTCGACGGCAGCCTGCATCTCGCGCTCGGACCCTTTCCCGATCGCGTCGCAGGCCTCGACTACAGGACCCTCTACCGCGAGGAGCAGTTGCTGTACTGCGCCTCGCCGCACCCGGTCTACTCCTGCCCGCCGGGCCCGCGCCAGCTCGAGGAGATCAGCCGCTCCAAGCTGGCGGCGCGCACCTATCTCGGCGGCCAGGAGCTGACGCTGCTGCAGATCGCCGAAGCGGCTGCCTCGGTCGACAACGTCGAGGGCCGCGCATTGCTGATCCTGTCAGGCAACTACCTTGGCTTCCTGCCGGCGCACTATGCGCATCCGTGGGAACAGAGCGGCCTGCTCAAGCGCATCAATCCGCATCGCCTTCGCACGCATCTCGAGTTCAAGGCCATCCGGCGCCACAGTCCGCAACCGGCTCGCGCAGTCCAGGGCTTTCTGGACCACCTGGTGTCCGCGAGTCAGCAGCGCAAGCGGCCCGCTGGCAAGCTCTGA
- a CDS encoding beta-propeller fold lactonase family protein, whose product MHPRKLLGLAAGTLLTLTLAACGGGGGGGGASFPLIAPAAPSTPAPTYKISGTAAYGHPVAGQTVQVQDATGKVCASTTTASDGSYSMDTTACAAGSAAVFLAGYTTPAGAPLEAVAIPPQGTPVIDGVVNVDPLTTMLAYAAAGLVLDTSAPADNAHVLALLSKVSAAQYQQARTSLLIAPLLQVLQSTYGVSTNGFDPTTSTFAADGQGLDAFFDAYLFTATPTSVQLQAPGSIGPLVLVTLPTTAGGGSAVTSTTAYNIGGTVSGLSPGDSVTLLLNGGHAFTTNANGNFTFPTPVAGNYSVTVGTQPAGKICTVSNGTGAGITASVSNIGVTCSAITYTVGGTVAGLTGTLMLQNNGADTKTVSANGAFTFATPVAWHGSSNVTVNTQPAGQTCTVTNGTQSNLAANVTNVNVTCSTNTYTIGGTVSGLTGTLALQNNGADTLVVNANGSFTFSTPVAWSSTYNVTVNTQPVGQTCTVTNGAGANVAVNVTNVSVACALTPQPVFVYVPDYGNNRVLGYRVDTATGVHTTIPGSPFAAGTDDRWVASATTPGGTFLYATNQATNNISAYSVNQSTGTLTALTGSPFAGGAQPGSITVNPAGTFAYVANRQGANVSAYRIDQTTGALTEITGSPFAAGVIPIRIAINSAGTFAYVANQNGGNVSGYSINQSTGALTEITGSPFATAGSPYSVAVNPAGTFAYVANFEGSISGFSINPSTGALTPLTGSPFTGSYTAAGWQAITVNPAGTFVYASTGNANGHNGPVVVFSIDADTGALTNVPADSYLDGSGVFYTTFDSTGGLAYVGSFINITVALAHVDPLTGALTSFAGSPFNVGARPYNLAVVKPSP is encoded by the coding sequence ATGCACCCACGCAAACTCCTGGGCCTCGCGGCCGGTACCTTGTTGACGCTGACGCTGGCCGCCTGCGGAGGAGGAGGAGGAGGCGGCGGCGCGTCGTTCCCGCTGATCGCGCCCGCGGCACCGAGCACACCCGCGCCGACCTACAAGATCAGCGGCACCGCAGCCTATGGCCATCCCGTGGCCGGACAAACGGTCCAGGTGCAGGACGCGACCGGCAAGGTCTGCGCGTCGACCACCACGGCCAGCGACGGCAGCTATTCCATGGACACCACAGCCTGTGCGGCCGGGTCCGCCGCGGTCTTTCTGGCGGGCTACACCACGCCCGCCGGCGCGCCGCTGGAAGCCGTGGCCATTCCGCCGCAGGGCACGCCGGTCATCGATGGCGTGGTCAACGTCGACCCGCTGACCACCATGCTCGCCTATGCGGCCGCAGGCCTCGTGCTCGACACTTCGGCGCCGGCCGACAACGCCCACGTGCTCGCGCTGCTGTCGAAGGTCAGCGCCGCGCAATACCAGCAGGCCAGGACCTCGCTGCTGATCGCGCCGCTGCTGCAGGTGCTGCAGTCCACCTATGGTGTCAGCACGAATGGCTTCGATCCGACCACCTCGACCTTCGCCGCGGACGGCCAGGGCCTGGACGCCTTCTTCGATGCCTACCTGTTCACGGCGACCCCGACCAGCGTGCAGCTTCAGGCGCCGGGATCGATCGGCCCGCTGGTGCTGGTCACGTTGCCGACGACGGCAGGCGGCGGCTCTGCCGTGACCTCGACCACGGCCTACAACATCGGCGGCACGGTGTCGGGACTCTCGCCGGGCGATTCGGTCACGCTGCTGCTCAACGGCGGCCATGCCTTCACCACCAACGCCAACGGCAACTTCACCTTCCCGACGCCGGTCGCCGGCAACTACAGCGTCACCGTGGGCACGCAGCCTGCGGGCAAGATCTGCACGGTGTCCAACGGCACGGGCGCCGGCATCACGGCCAGCGTCTCGAACATCGGCGTCACCTGTTCCGCCATCACCTACACGGTCGGCGGCACGGTCGCCGGGCTGACCGGCACGCTCATGCTGCAGAACAACGGCGCTGACACGAAGACCGTCAGCGCCAATGGTGCCTTCACCTTCGCCACGCCGGTGGCCTGGCACGGCAGCAGCAACGTCACTGTCAACACGCAGCCCGCGGGCCAGACCTGCACGGTCACGAACGGCACGCAGTCCAATCTGGCGGCCAACGTCACCAACGTCAATGTCACCTGCTCGACCAACACCTACACCATCGGCGGGACGGTCAGCGGCCTGACCGGCACGCTTGCGCTGCAGAACAACGGCGCCGATACGCTCGTCGTCAACGCCAACGGGAGCTTTACCTTCTCCACACCGGTCGCCTGGTCCAGCACCTACAACGTCACCGTGAACACGCAGCCTGTCGGGCAGACCTGCACGGTGACCAACGGCGCGGGCGCCAATGTGGCGGTCAATGTCACCAACGTCAGCGTCGCGTGCGCCCTCACGCCGCAGCCGGTCTTCGTCTATGTGCCGGACTATGGCAACAACAGGGTCCTGGGCTATCGCGTCGATACGGCCACTGGCGTGCACACGACCATTCCCGGAAGCCCGTTCGCCGCCGGCACCGACGACCGCTGGGTCGCGAGCGCGACCACGCCAGGCGGCACTTTCCTCTATGCGACGAATCAGGCCACCAACAACATCTCGGCTTACAGCGTCAATCAGTCCACCGGCACCCTCACTGCGTTGACGGGAAGTCCGTTCGCGGGCGGCGCGCAGCCGGGTTCCATCACGGTCAATCCAGCGGGAACCTTCGCTTACGTGGCGAACAGGCAGGGTGCCAACGTCTCGGCCTACCGCATCGACCAGACCACCGGCGCGCTCACCGAGATCACGGGCAGCCCGTTCGCCGCAGGCGTCATTCCGATCCGCATCGCCATCAATTCCGCAGGCACCTTCGCCTATGTCGCGAACCAGAACGGCGGCAACGTTTCGGGCTACAGCATCAATCAGTCCACCGGCGCGCTCACCGAAATCACAGGCAGTCCGTTCGCCACCGCCGGCAGTCCCTACTCCGTCGCAGTCAATCCGGCCGGCACCTTCGCCTATGTGGCGAACTTCGAAGGCAGCATCTCGGGCTTCAGCATCAACCCCAGCACCGGCGCGCTCACGCCCCTGACCGGCAGCCCGTTCACCGGGTCGTACACCGCTGCGGGATGGCAGGCGATCACGGTCAACCCGGCCGGTACATTCGTGTATGCCAGCACCGGCAACGCCAACGGCCACAACGGCCCGGTGGTGGTCTTCAGCATTGATGCCGACACGGGCGCGCTCACCAATGTGCCGGCCGATTCGTACCTGGACGGCTCGGGCGTCTTCTACACCACCTTCGATTCGACGGGTGGCCTGGCCTATGTGGGGAGCTTCATCAACATCACCGTTGCGCTGGCCCACGTCGATCCGCTGACGGGCGCACTCACCAGTTTCGCCGGAAGCCCGTTCAACGTCGGCGCACGGCCCTACAACCTGGCCGTGGTGAAGCCCTCGCCCTGA
- a CDS encoding amino acid ABC transporter ATP-binding protein, translating to MNPIAVARDVWKSFGDVQVLRGISLEMQAGEVFGIVGPSGSGKSTFLRCFNQLETIDRGELFVNGEVVGYALRDGKLYQHGDRKIAAQRSQVGMVFQKFNLFPHMTVLENVASGPVIVKGTERSKAEAQARRLLDRVGLASFCDRYPSQLSGGQQQRVAIARAIAMEPTMLLLDEPTSALDSELVGEVLAVMKDLAAEGRTMILVTHELAFAREVCDRVAFMEDGCVVECGPPEQLFGNPRQSRTREFLQRLHRPAAATSPVIPTASLSH from the coding sequence ATGAACCCGATCGCCGTGGCGCGCGACGTCTGGAAATCCTTCGGCGATGTCCAGGTGCTGCGCGGCATCTCCCTCGAAATGCAGGCCGGCGAGGTGTTCGGCATCGTCGGTCCCTCGGGCAGCGGCAAGAGCACCTTCCTGCGCTGCTTCAACCAGCTCGAGACCATCGACCGCGGCGAGCTCTTCGTCAACGGCGAAGTGGTGGGCTATGCATTGCGCGACGGCAAGCTGTACCAGCACGGCGACCGCAAGATCGCCGCGCAGCGCAGCCAGGTCGGCATGGTGTTCCAGAAGTTCAACCTGTTCCCGCACATGACCGTGCTCGAGAACGTGGCCAGCGGCCCGGTGATCGTCAAGGGCACCGAGCGCTCGAAAGCCGAGGCGCAGGCGCGCCGGCTGCTCGATCGCGTCGGCCTCGCGAGCTTCTGCGACCGCTACCCGTCGCAGCTTTCCGGCGGCCAGCAGCAGCGCGTGGCCATTGCACGCGCGATCGCGATGGAACCCACGATGCTGCTGCTCGACGAACCCACCTCGGCGCTCGACTCCGAACTGGTCGGCGAAGTGCTGGCCGTGATGAAGGACCTGGCCGCCGAGGGGCGCACCATGATCCTGGTCACCCACGAACTGGCCTTCGCGCGCGAGGTCTGCGACCGCGTGGCCTTCATGGAAGACGGCTGCGTCGTCGAGTGCGGGCCGCCGGAACAGCTGTTCGGCAATCCACGGCAAAGCCGCACCCGCGAGTTCCTGCAGCGGCTGCATCGGCCTGCGGCCGCGACGTCACCTGTCATCCCCACCGCATCCCTTTCCCACTGA
- a CDS encoding transporter substrate-binding domain-containing protein gives MKKIIALPCRQLLALALGLSTAIAVYAGDPAPAAANSAGALATLASRVPEKFRQAGKIVVGTSPTYIPLEFKDPETQKLMGLDIDLVEEIGKRLGLKVEWQSQSLDQIINSIDTGRIDIGASVIADIAARRDKTDFVDYFATGTQLFAFADRAKELKTVEDVCGKTVAVNRNGIFFIRLKEVNQSVCVGKGRPEMQFSLTDKTADARMNLMQGRAVAAAASVDSVRFLNEDPKSPDKGKFVLIGKPATVDLAGLAFAKSNAALRDVVAEALASMIKDGSYAKIFSAWNLGYAKVDQVTINTQARQP, from the coding sequence ATGAAGAAAATCATCGCGCTCCCATGCCGCCAGCTGCTGGCCCTCGCACTCGGGCTGTCGACGGCCATCGCTGTCTACGCTGGCGATCCGGCGCCAGCGGCCGCGAACAGCGCCGGCGCGCTCGCCACGCTGGCCTCGCGCGTGCCGGAGAAGTTCCGCCAAGCCGGCAAGATCGTGGTCGGCACCAGCCCGACCTACATCCCGCTCGAGTTCAAGGACCCGGAAACGCAAAAGCTCATGGGCCTGGACATCGACCTCGTCGAAGAGATCGGCAAGCGCCTCGGCCTGAAGGTCGAATGGCAATCGCAGTCGCTGGACCAGATCATCAATTCGATCGACACCGGCCGCATCGACATCGGCGCCTCGGTCATCGCCGACATCGCGGCGCGCCGCGACAAGACCGACTTCGTCGACTACTTCGCGACCGGCACGCAGCTGTTCGCGTTTGCCGACCGCGCGAAGGAATTGAAGACGGTCGAGGACGTCTGCGGCAAGACCGTGGCCGTCAACCGCAACGGCATCTTCTTCATCCGCCTGAAGGAAGTGAACCAGAGCGTGTGCGTCGGCAAGGGCCGGCCCGAGATGCAGTTCTCGCTCACCGACAAGACGGCCGATGCGCGCATGAACCTGATGCAGGGCCGTGCCGTGGCCGCCGCGGCGAGCGTGGATTCGGTGCGCTTCCTCAACGAGGATCCGAAGTCGCCGGACAAGGGCAAGTTCGTTTTGATCGGCAAGCCGGCCACCGTCGATCTCGCGGGTCTGGCCTTCGCCAAGTCGAACGCGGCACTGCGCGACGTGGTCGCCGAGGCGCTGGCTTCGATGATCAAGGACGGCAGCTACGCGAAGATCTTCAGTGCCTGGAATCTCGGCTACGCCAAGGTCGACCAGGTGACCATCAACACCCAGGCGCGCCAGCCCTGA
- a CDS encoding class I SAM-dependent methyltransferase, with the protein MSDKQDAAPDSTAARVALWRALHVEADPPPHVLADDIGLQLLAPDPDWRRRGDMDLQFTRPFRASIVARARFIEDLVVEQAGRGLAQYVILGAGLDSFAQRRPEIASHLRVFEIDPPGPQAWKRRRLVELGFGIPDWLRFVPVDFEAGEAWRNRLVAAGFDERKPAIVVSTGVSMYLSKEANAAALREVAALAPGSTLAMTFLLPLELADPEVRPGLEMAEKGARASGTPFLSFFTPPQIMTLAREAGFAESRHVSAADLTRRYFMGRTDGLRPPNHAEELLVATT; encoded by the coding sequence ATGAGCGACAAGCAGGATGCAGCACCGGACAGCACCGCAGCGCGGGTCGCCCTGTGGCGCGCGCTGCATGTGGAGGCCGATCCGCCGCCGCATGTGCTGGCCGATGACATCGGCCTCCAGTTGCTCGCGCCCGACCCGGACTGGCGCCGCCGCGGCGACATGGATCTGCAGTTCACGCGGCCCTTTCGCGCCTCCATCGTGGCGCGTGCGCGCTTCATCGAGGACCTGGTCGTCGAACAGGCCGGCCGCGGGCTGGCGCAGTATGTGATCCTCGGTGCCGGTCTCGACAGCTTCGCCCAGCGCAGGCCTGAGATCGCGTCGCATCTCAGGGTGTTCGAGATCGACCCGCCGGGCCCGCAGGCCTGGAAGCGCCGGCGCCTGGTGGAGCTCGGCTTCGGCATCCCGGACTGGCTGCGCTTCGTGCCGGTCGACTTCGAAGCCGGAGAGGCCTGGCGGAACAGGCTGGTGGCGGCCGGCTTCGATGAGCGCAAGCCGGCCATCGTGGTCTCCACGGGTGTCAGCATGTACCTCAGCAAGGAGGCGAATGCGGCGGCGTTGCGCGAGGTCGCGGCCCTCGCGCCGGGATCGACGCTCGCCATGACCTTCCTGCTCCCGCTGGAACTGGCGGACCCCGAGGTGCGTCCCGGGCTCGAGATGGCAGAGAAAGGCGCGCGCGCCAGCGGAACCCCCTTCCTCAGCTTCTTCACCCCGCCCCAGATCATGACGCTGGCCCGCGAAGCCGGCTTTGCCGAATCGCGTCATGTCTCGGCGGCCGACCTGACCCGGCGCTACTTCATGGGCAGGACCGATGGTCTGCGCCCGCCGAACCATGCGGAGGAGCTGCTGGTGGCAACGACATAG
- a CDS encoding TAXI family TRAP transporter solute-binding subunit, whose amino-acid sequence MPIRSLLTGLLWTACLACAAAAPRAEYKIVTATKTGTYIQIGQDLAKWVAEPADIGLEALDSKGSAENVQRLRYEPGVKLALVQSDVYQAFLDEAKAGNADAGDIIRPLRLIMPLYDEEIYFIVRADSPLNSIHDIKNKKIAVGPLGSGTALTSRTLYQLMFGEPLPPANTQYLSNEESLARLTVDKSIDVAIIVAGQPAKLFTDMKAEARNYIKILKLDEAAPETARAKKAYFPAVIRSASYSTWLKDDVPTLTVKAYLVTYDYGLQSTVGNLMRFADSLCANFDKLQANGHPKWKQVRLELPPLNQGWRYYPPMEKRLRACIAQRAPFGAPTAAQSSRTCTEQELVLGICKR is encoded by the coding sequence ATGCCAATCAGATCCCTGCTGACAGGACTCTTGTGGACGGCCTGCCTCGCGTGCGCGGCAGCAGCGCCCCGGGCGGAATACAAGATCGTCACCGCGACGAAAACGGGCACCTACATCCAGATCGGCCAGGACCTGGCCAAGTGGGTCGCCGAGCCCGCCGACATCGGGCTGGAAGCGCTCGATTCGAAGGGCTCGGCGGAGAACGTCCAGCGCCTGCGCTACGAGCCCGGCGTCAAGCTGGCGCTGGTGCAGTCCGACGTCTACCAGGCCTTCCTGGACGAGGCGAAGGCCGGCAACGCCGATGCCGGCGACATCATCCGTCCTCTGCGCCTCATCATGCCGCTCTACGACGAAGAGATCTACTTCATCGTCCGCGCCGACTCGCCGCTCAACAGCATCCACGACATCAAGAACAAGAAGATCGCCGTCGGACCGCTGGGCAGCGGCACGGCCCTCACCTCCAGGACGCTCTACCAGCTGATGTTCGGCGAGCCGCTGCCGCCCGCCAACACGCAGTACCTCAGCAACGAGGAGTCGCTGGCCCGGCTCACGGTCGACAAGTCGATCGACGTCGCCATCATCGTCGCCGGCCAGCCGGCCAAGCTGTTCACGGACATGAAGGCCGAGGCACGCAACTACATCAAGATCCTGAAGCTCGACGAGGCGGCGCCCGAGACGGCGCGCGCGAAGAAAGCCTACTTTCCCGCGGTGATCCGTTCCGCCAGTTATTCGACCTGGCTCAAGGACGACGTGCCCACCCTGACCGTGAAGGCCTACCTCGTCACCTACGACTACGGGCTGCAGTCGACAGTCGGAAACCTGATGCGCTTCGCCGACTCCCTGTGCGCGAACTTCGACAAGCTGCAGGCCAACGGCCATCCCAAATGGAAGCAGGTGCGACTCGAGCTCCCTCCCCTGAACCAGGGATGGCGCTACTACCCGCCGATGGAAAAGCGCCTGCGCGCCTGCATCGCCCAGCGGGCGCCCTTCGGCGCCCCGACCGCCGCGCAATCATCGAGGACTTGCACGGAGCAGGAGCTGGTGCTGGGGATCTGCAAGCGGTGA
- a CDS encoding NAD(P)/FAD-dependent oxidoreductase: MAERIHTIVVGAGIVGLAIARQLAPQAGELLILERADAIGTGTSSRNSEVIHAGMYYAPGTLKARSCVAGRRMLYDYCRTHGVEHRRVGKLIVATEPAHVDALGVIAERAVANGLTAPDEALQWLAADAAHALEPELRCLAALWSPATGIIDTHALMLACLGDAERDGAVLSTGTAFVGANRDGDGWRVRTRGADGEFELACTHLVNAAGLQAQHVAAGIEELDARHVPPALWLKGNYFTVAGRRPPFRHLIYPVPSGGGLGVHLTLDMGGQARFGPDTESVDPAAAIHDAPDYRVDPRRADVFYEAIRSYWPALPDGALQPAYSGMRPKLARGGAGLDANDFEISGPERHGLPGLVQLFGIESPGITASLALAEEVARMLRPH, from the coding sequence GTGGCCGAGCGCATCCATACCATCGTCGTCGGAGCCGGCATCGTCGGCCTCGCGATTGCACGCCAGCTCGCGCCGCAGGCCGGCGAGCTGCTGATCCTGGAGCGCGCCGATGCCATCGGCACTGGCACCTCGTCGCGCAACAGCGAGGTGATCCATGCGGGCATGTACTACGCGCCGGGCACGCTCAAGGCACGCAGCTGCGTCGCGGGCCGGCGCATGCTCTACGACTACTGCCGCACGCACGGCGTCGAGCATCGCCGCGTCGGCAAGCTGATCGTGGCGACCGAGCCGGCGCACGTCGATGCGCTCGGAGTGATCGCCGAGCGCGCCGTCGCCAACGGACTCACCGCGCCCGACGAAGCGCTGCAATGGCTGGCCGCCGACGCAGCGCACGCGCTCGAGCCCGAACTGCGCTGCCTCGCCGCGCTGTGGTCGCCAGCCACCGGCATCATCGACACGCATGCGCTCATGCTCGCCTGTCTGGGAGATGCGGAGCGCGACGGCGCGGTGCTGTCGACCGGCACCGCCTTCGTCGGCGCCAACCGCGATGGCGATGGCTGGCGGGTGCGCACACGCGGCGCCGACGGCGAGTTCGAACTGGCTTGCACGCATCTCGTCAATGCCGCCGGACTGCAGGCGCAGCACGTGGCGGCCGGCATCGAGGAACTGGACGCGCGCCACGTGCCGCCCGCGCTCTGGCTCAAGGGCAATTACTTCACCGTCGCCGGGCGACGGCCGCCCTTTCGCCATCTGATCTATCCGGTGCCCTCGGGCGGCGGCCTCGGCGTCCATCTGACGCTCGACATGGGCGGCCAGGCACGCTTCGGTCCCGACACCGAATCCGTCGATCCGGCCGCAGCGATCCATGACGCGCCCGACTACCGCGTCGATCCGCGGCGCGCCGATGTCTTCTACGAAGCCATCCGGAGCTACTGGCCTGCCCTGCCCGACGGTGCACTGCAGCCGGCCTACTCGGGCATGCGTCCCAAGCTTGCGCGCGGCGGTGCGGGGCTCGATGCCAACGACTTCGAGATCAGCGGTCCCGAGCGGCATGGCCTGCCGGGGCTGGTCCAGCTCTTCGGCATCGAGAGCCCGGGCATCACCGCCTCGCTCGCGCTTGCCGAAGAGGTCGCGCGGATGCTGCGGCCCCATTGA
- the speB gene encoding agmatinase: MSHVPDKNRYDQGRLDLPFVGICTFGKSPLCLDWDAIDADVAVMGAPFDCGTQWRAGARFGPRSIREASTLFAFGHGGAYDFEDDVVYMPADEVRMVDIGDADMVHTDTEKCHANIEYGVRKMLAAGALPVVMGGDHSINIPCIAAFEGQAPFHVVHIDAHLDFVDERHGVRHGHGNPLRRAAEKAVVSGMTQIGIRNVSSTAREGYEEARRMGSDIISVRQLRRLGVQGVLDRIPKGVRYYLTIDIDGFDPSIAPGTGTPSHGGLTYYEGLEIFAGLAQQGEVVGIDLVEVAPDYDHSGSTAILAAQLLLNTIGRVMHQRKIKRT, translated from the coding sequence GTGAGCCACGTCCCCGACAAGAACCGCTATGACCAGGGCCGCCTGGACCTGCCCTTCGTGGGCATCTGCACCTTCGGCAAATCGCCGCTGTGCCTGGACTGGGACGCCATCGACGCCGACGTCGCCGTGATGGGCGCGCCCTTCGACTGCGGCACCCAGTGGCGTGCCGGTGCGCGCTTCGGCCCGCGTTCCATCCGCGAGGCCTCGACGCTGTTCGCCTTCGGCCACGGCGGGGCCTACGACTTCGAGGACGACGTGGTCTACATGCCCGCCGACGAAGTGCGCATGGTCGACATCGGCGATGCCGACATGGTCCACACCGACACCGAGAAGTGCCACGCGAACATCGAGTACGGCGTGCGCAAGATGCTGGCCGCGGGCGCGCTGCCGGTGGTGATGGGCGGCGATCACTCCATCAACATTCCCTGCATCGCGGCCTTCGAGGGGCAGGCGCCCTTCCACGTGGTCCACATCGACGCACACCTGGACTTCGTCGACGAGCGCCACGGCGTTCGCCACGGGCACGGCAATCCGCTGCGGCGCGCGGCCGAAAAGGCGGTGGTCTCGGGCATGACGCAGATCGGCATCCGCAACGTCTCGTCGACCGCGCGCGAGGGCTACGAGGAGGCGCGGCGCATGGGCTCCGACATCATCTCGGTGCGCCAGCTGCGCCGGCTCGGCGTGCAGGGCGTGCTCGACCGCATTCCGAAGGGCGTGCGCTACTACCTCACCATCGACATCGACGGCTTCGATCCCTCGATCGCGCCCGGCACCGGCACGCCGAGCCACGGCGGCCTGACCTATTACGAAGGGCTGGAGATCTTCGCCGGCCTGGCGCAACAGGGCGAGGTGGTCGGCATCGACCTGGTCGAGGTCGCGCCCGACTACGACCACTCGGGCTCGACGGCGATCCTGGCGGCGCAGCTGCTGCTCAACACCATCGGCCGCGTGATGCACCAGCGCAAGATCAAGCGGACCTGA